The Rubricoccus marinus nucleotide sequence AGCGCTCGGCCAGAAGGGCGTCAACATCATGGAGTTCTGCAAGGCGTTCAACGCCAAGACGCAGGACAAGATGGGTCTCGTGATCCCAGTCGTGATCACTGTCTTCGGCGATAAGAGCTTCTCGTTCATTACGAAGAGCCCGCCAGCTGCAGTCCTCCTGAAGATGGCCGCCAAGGTCCAGAAGGGCGCAGGCGACCCGCTCCGCGAGAAGATCGGCAAGGTCACGTGGGACCAGTGCCGCGATATCGCTCAGCAGAAGATGGAGGACCTCAACGCCACCGATCTCGACAACGCCGCTCGCATGATTGCGGGCACGGCACGCTCGATGGGCCTCACGGTAACCGGCGCTCCGATCGCCTAAGTCTGCCTCTTGCGCCAGGGGAGAGCCAATCGGGCACCCTCTGGCGGAGAGCTTCTGGCGCACGTCCGCGCCACCACTCGCGGGAGTCTGACGCCGACGGCACACGCCAGAGGCCGGACGCACGCACCGCACAACACACACGCACATGGCCAAGAAAGGCAAGCGCTACACCCAAGCGGCTGAACTCATCGCGAGCGCGGTGGAGGACGCTGAAGGTGGGCTCCCCTTGGACACCGCAGCGGATCTCATCAAGAAGACCGCCCGCGCCAAGTTCGACGAGTCCGTCGATATCGATATCCGCCTCGGCGTTGACCCCCGCCACGCTGACCAGATGGTCCGCGGCTCGGTCGCGCTCCCTCACGGGACGGGCAAGGACGTCCGCGTTCTCGTCCTGACCAACGAAGGTCAGCAGGGCGACGCCCGCGACGCCGGCGCCGACCTCGTCGGCCTCGATGACTTCGTGGACAAGATCCAGAACGACGGGTTCACAGACTTCGACGTGATGATCGCCACGCCCGACGTGATGCCAAAGATCGGCCGCCTCGGTCGCGTTCTCGGTCCTCGCGGCCTGATGCCGAACCCTAAGTCCGGCACGGTCACGACGGACGTTGCCGCTGCAGTCAAGGCGGTCAAGTCTGGTCAGATCGACTTCCGCGTCGACAAGACCGGCATCGTGCACACCTCGATCGGCAAGTCGTCCTTCTCGACGGAGCAGATCCACGAGAACGCACTCGCCTTCATCAAGGAGATCGTCCGCCTTCGCCCGGCCGCCGCTAAGGGCGCCTACGTGAAGAGCGTCACGCTCTCTACGACGATGGGCCCGGCCGTTCCGGTCGACCGTTCCGTCGGCGCTTCCGCTGCCCGCTAACCCAAGCCTACCCAACCATGCCGCTCACACGAGACCAAAAGGCGGAGGCGATCGAAGAGATCGAGGCGACGCTCAGCGAAGCCAACACCGTTTACCTCACCGACTACAAAGGCCTGACGGTCGACCAGGCGAACTCGCTTCGCCGGTCCTTCCGCGAGGCTGACATCCAGTTCCGCGTTCTCAAGAACACGCTCCTTCGGCGTGCGATGGAGAGCCGCGGCGGATTCGACGACCTGCTCGAGCAGCTCAACGGACCTACGGCCGTCGCCTTCACGAACGACCCTGCAGCGCCCGCGAAGGTGCTGAAGAAGTTCCTGAAGGACAACGACGTCGAGATCCCGCACTTCAAGGGCGCTTACATCGACGGCGCGATCTACCCCGAGGGGCAGCTCGATGCCCTCGCGGCTCTGAAGAGCAAGGACGAGCTCCTCGCCGACATCCTGGGCCTGCTCATGGCGCCGATCACGAACGTTGCCAGCGCACTCGGTGCGCAGGGCTCCGGCCTCGCGAGCGTCATCCAGCAGATCTCCGAGAAAGAAGAGGCCTAGGCCTCTGGCGCCAGAGGTCGGCCTACACTGGCTCGCCTCTAGCGCGACACCGTACGACGGGGCTCCGCCCCGATCCAGGAGCTCCGGCTCCGACTTCACTTCCACCTTAATACGCGGCGTAGCCACTCTGGCTGAGACCGCCGCTGGAACCCCCCCAAGAAATGGCTGACATCAACCAGATCGCCGAGTCCCTCGTCAACCTCACCATCAAGGAGGCCAACGACCTGCTGACCGTCCTCAAGGACGAGTACGGTATCGAGCCCGCCGCTGCCGCTGCCGTCATGGCTGGCCCCGCAGCCGGTGGCGACGCCGCTGCAGCCGAGGAGCAGAGCGAGTTCGACGTGATCCTCACCGCCGTTGGCGACAAGAAGATCAACGTCATCAAGGAGGTCCGCACCATCACCGGCCTCGGTCTCAAGGAGGCCAAGGAGCTGGTCGACGGCGCACCGTCCCCGATCAAGGAAGGCGCCACCAAGGAGGAGGCCGACGAGATCAAGGGCAAGCTCGAGGGCGCCGGCGCGACCGTCGAGCTCAAGTAATCCGACGGGTCGAACACGTCGTCAGATGGTGCGTTCACGCGCGGTCTCTGGCGGCTGTCCGGCTCGATTCGCCCGCCTCGCGGACGGCGCCTCTGGCGCTTGACGTGGGGCGGGCGTTCGCGGCTTCTTCCGGGATGCATCCCGCCAGAGGCCGCACCACTCGGCGGGTTTGCCCCGTTGAGTCCATCATCCCCCACGACAGGGACGGTGCTTGCAGGAACTCCGCACGCAAGCATCTGTATCTGCCCGTCGACTCCGCACCGGCGGAGAGGGATGCCGCGCATGGCGCGCCAGAGGCCCCGGCCGATGGCGATCCCGCTGCGCCCGCCCGTGCAGACGCACGGCGCGGATTCCTGCATCAGCGGTCACAACCCAAGGGTCCCCTTGAGCAGCACGAACGGCAAGGCGCGGACGCGCGCCACCACCCGCACCGGAGGAGAAGCCACACGACAGTCGTTTGGTGATATCCAGCCGGTCATCGATTACCCGGACTTCCTGAGCGTCCAGCTCCGGTCGTACCACGATTTTCTCCAGGCTGAGCTCGCGCCAGAGGAACGTAACCCCGCGCAGGGGTTGGAGAAGGTGTTCCAGGAGCACTTTCCCATCACGGACACTCGCGAGCGGTACACGCTAGAGTACCTCCATTTCGCGCTCGACGCCCCGAAGCATTCCATCGAGGAGTGCCTCGCGCAGGGCTTGACGTACGCGCTTCCCCTGAAGGCGAAGCTCCGTCTCTCCGCTAAGGAGGACGAGGACGAGGACGAGCCCGAGGAGGCCGTCCAGCAG carries:
- the rplK gene encoding 50S ribosomal protein L11, whose translation is MAKKIDGYIKLQIKAGQASPAPPIGPALGQKGVNIMEFCKAFNAKTQDKMGLVIPVVITVFGDKSFSFITKSPPAAVLLKMAAKVQKGAGDPLREKIGKVTWDQCRDIAQQKMEDLNATDLDNAARMIAGTARSMGLTVTGAPIA
- the rplA gene encoding 50S ribosomal protein L1; its protein translation is MAKKGKRYTQAAELIASAVEDAEGGLPLDTAADLIKKTARAKFDESVDIDIRLGVDPRHADQMVRGSVALPHGTGKDVRVLVLTNEGQQGDARDAGADLVGLDDFVDKIQNDGFTDFDVMIATPDVMPKIGRLGRVLGPRGLMPNPKSGTVTTDVAAAVKAVKSGQIDFRVDKTGIVHTSIGKSSFSTEQIHENALAFIKEIVRLRPAAAKGAYVKSVTLSTTMGPAVPVDRSVGASAAR
- the rplJ gene encoding 50S ribosomal protein L10, yielding MPLTRDQKAEAIEEIEATLSEANTVYLTDYKGLTVDQANSLRRSFREADIQFRVLKNTLLRRAMESRGGFDDLLEQLNGPTAVAFTNDPAAPAKVLKKFLKDNDVEIPHFKGAYIDGAIYPEGQLDALAALKSKDELLADILGLLMAPITNVASALGAQGSGLASVIQQISEKEEA
- the rplL gene encoding 50S ribosomal protein L7/L12, with the translated sequence MADINQIAESLVNLTIKEANDLLTVLKDEYGIEPAAAAAVMAGPAAGGDAAAAEEQSEFDVILTAVGDKKINVIKEVRTITGLGLKEAKELVDGAPSPIKEGATKEEADEIKGKLEGAGATVELK